CGGCCGGGCGACTGTCCCGCAGCGAAGGCGGAGGGTCCCTGCTACGTGGAGGCGGATTTCCCGGCGGTGAGCCGGATCAGCGTCGAGCACCTGATCGAGCGGGGTCGGCGGCGCATCGGCCTGGTCCTCGCCAACGTGTCCTTTCCCTACGCTCTGCAGCGACGTTCGGCCCACATGAAGACGCTGGTGGAGGCAGGCTTGGCGGCGGATGAGGCCCTGGTCTGGATCCTGGACGAGCGGACGCCCGCGAACTGGACGCAGCCCTTCACGCCCGAATTGGCCGCACGGGCGGTGGAGGATCTGGTCGCCGGTCAGGGCGTGGACGCGATCGCGGCGGTGAACGACCTGTACGCGGCCCGGCTCATGGCCGCCGTTCGGCGGAGCGGCCGCCGCGTGCCGGACGACATCGCCATCGTGGGCTGCGACAACCTCGAGATCGGCACGCTGGTCGAGCCGCCGCTGACCACCGTCGATCTGAACGTCGAGGCCCTCGCGCGGGCCATGGTGACCATGCTCCTCGAGCTGCTGGAGCACGGGACGGTGCCCCCTGATCGGCGGGCAGTGGTGATCGCCCCGGAATTGGTGGCAAGGGCCTCCACCTGAGCCGGA
The DNA window shown above is from Phycisphaerae bacterium and carries:
- a CDS encoding substrate-binding domain-containing protein, with the protein product EDYLDDFRARGVDGLISIFHNHPAYRKIVEPELLSFKNVVFYERPGDCPAAKAEGPCYVEADFPAVSRISVEHLIERGRRRIGLVLANVSFPYALQRRSAHMKTLVEAGLAADEALVWILDERTPANWTQPFTPELAARAVEDLVAGQGVDAIAAVNDLYAARLMAAVRRSGRRVPDDIAIVGCDNLEIGTLVEPPLTTVDLNVEALARAMVTMLLELLEHGTVPPDRRAVVIAPELVARAST